The Devosia sp. A16 genome includes a window with the following:
- a CDS encoding ATP-grasp fold amidoligase family protein, translating to MNTTDHRLAFHHRLVLAVARAWLTLRHRRLIRAFRRVHGYLPDPAHPHSYVEKILWRKIFDRDPRFVTFTDKLASKAYVAERAPTLPIPSTLWTGTSIAAAPGALLEGPVIVKVNNGWASNIMVERGKPTLAELVPATTTMMTARRRKDEWAYLPISPRLFIEEQLPLDHGTLPTDIKVYMACGVPANVWTVDKVEGRSLTLAPDGSPSPGRDSDYPRDDQALPHSPALAKLVREAVVWSKLLAADVDFLRVDFLVSGGRLYAGELTVYSSSGTERLANAEQEQRLARLWDLRESHFLKQRHRSLTALYVNALRAAETQRLGSHSPNISKI from the coding sequence GTGAACACCACGGACCACCGCCTCGCCTTCCACCATCGCCTTGTTCTGGCGGTCGCCCGCGCCTGGCTCACCCTGCGGCACCGCCGCCTGATCCGCGCTTTCCGGCGCGTGCACGGCTATCTGCCCGACCCCGCGCATCCACACAGCTACGTCGAAAAGATCCTGTGGCGAAAGATCTTCGACCGCGACCCGCGCTTCGTCACCTTCACCGACAAGCTGGCAAGTAAGGCATATGTTGCCGAGCGCGCCCCGACCCTGCCCATCCCGAGCACTTTGTGGACGGGGACCAGCATCGCCGCAGCACCCGGTGCCTTGCTCGAAGGGCCCGTCATCGTGAAGGTGAACAACGGCTGGGCCAGCAATATCATGGTCGAGCGCGGCAAGCCGACGCTGGCCGAGCTCGTGCCTGCGACCACGACTATGATGACCGCCCGCAGGCGCAAGGATGAATGGGCCTATCTGCCGATCAGTCCCAGGCTGTTCATCGAGGAGCAGCTGCCGCTCGATCACGGCACGCTGCCAACCGATATCAAGGTCTACATGGCCTGCGGCGTACCGGCCAACGTCTGGACGGTCGACAAGGTCGAGGGGCGCTCGCTCACGCTGGCGCCAGACGGCAGCCCGTCGCCGGGCCGCGATTCCGACTACCCACGCGATGACCAGGCCCTACCCCATTCTCCGGCACTCGCCAAATTGGTGCGCGAAGCTGTGGTCTGGTCGAAACTGTTGGCAGCCGACGTGGACTTCCTCAGGGTGGATTTTCTGGTCAGTGGCGGGCGCCTCTATGCGGGCGAACTGACGGTCTACTCGAGTTCCGGCACTGAACGGTTGGCCAACGCCGAGCAGGAGCAGCGGCTGGCCAGGTTATGGGATCTGCGTGAGTCGCACTTTCTCAAGCAGCGGCACCGCAGCCTGACTGCCCTCTACGTCAACGCCCTGCGCGCCGCCGAGACGCAGCGTCTCGGCAGTCATTCGCCGAACATATCAAAGATTTAG
- a CDS encoding TerC family protein produces the protein MPFGLDASAFAAFFQVIMIDLVLAGDNAVVIGLAAAGLPSELRRKAILIGIIAATILRICFALVTTQLLALGGGLLIAGGLLLLWVCWKMYRELSVSHADEHEANEALANADLNADGTVAGKSKTKTLKAAVWQIIIADVSMSLDNVLAVAGAAQHHEVALIFGLGLSVLLMGVAATLVAGILHRFRWIAWLGLVIILYVAVKMLYEGADQLLGHTLPMIPLIKGAPPVPGIH, from the coding sequence ATGCCCTTTGGCCTAGATGCTTCGGCTTTTGCGGCATTCTTCCAGGTTATCATGATCGATCTGGTGCTCGCCGGCGACAATGCGGTCGTCATCGGGCTCGCAGCAGCGGGGCTGCCGTCCGAACTTCGGCGCAAGGCCATCCTGATCGGCATCATCGCGGCGACCATCCTGCGCATCTGTTTCGCGCTGGTCACCACGCAGCTGCTGGCGCTCGGCGGCGGCCTGCTGATCGCCGGCGGCCTGTTGCTGTTATGGGTCTGCTGGAAAATGTATCGCGAGCTGTCGGTCTCGCACGCGGACGAGCACGAGGCGAACGAAGCGCTCGCCAATGCCGACCTGAACGCTGATGGCACGGTAGCGGGCAAGAGCAAGACCAAGACGCTGAAGGCGGCCGTCTGGCAGATCATCATCGCCGACGTGTCGATGTCGCTCGACAATGTGCTGGCCGTGGCCGGCGCGGCGCAGCACCACGAAGTGGCGCTGATCTTTGGCCTGGGTCTTTCGGTGCTGCTGATGGGCGTTGCCGCGACACTGGTGGCCGGCATCCTGCACCGTTTCCGCTGGATCGCTTGGCTGGGGCTGGTGATCATTCTCTATGTTGCGGTGAAGATGCTCTACGAGGGGGCCGACCAGCTGCTCGGCCATACCCTGCCGATGATCCCGCTGATCAAGGGTGCGCCGCCCGTTCCCGGGATTCACTGA
- a CDS encoding pyridoxal phosphate-dependent aminotransferase: MRPILTPLAQSLPSTVPFTGPEALERRSGVSFRARVGANESGFGPSPKVSDAIAAAAGGVWMYGDPEIHDLKAALAAHLGIPSANVALGEGIDGLHGLIARLITEPGDVAVTSLGAYPTFNYHVTGFGGRIVAVPYSGHHEDLPALAAAARRERAKVIYLSNPDNPMGTWWGATELERFIAEVPEETLILLDEAYCETAPAGTLPPLDLARSNLIRTRTFSKAYGLAGMRVGYAIGEAQFIRAFDKVRNHFGVTRLSQVAAMAALADQAWLAEVVAKVAAGRERLYAIATENGLASVPSATNFVAIDCGRDGAYAMEVLRALERRGVFVRKPMAPGLDRHIRISVGRPEELDVVAAELPAALQDAAR, translated from the coding sequence ATGCGCCCGATCCTCACCCCGCTCGCCCAGTCCCTGCCGTCCACCGTGCCGTTCACCGGTCCTGAAGCGCTGGAGCGGCGGAGCGGCGTGTCGTTCCGGGCGCGGGTCGGGGCCAACGAAAGCGGCTTTGGCCCATCCCCGAAGGTGAGCGACGCGATCGCCGCCGCGGCGGGCGGGGTATGGATGTACGGCGACCCCGAGATCCACGACCTCAAGGCAGCCCTCGCGGCCCATCTCGGTATTCCCTCAGCCAACGTTGCGTTGGGCGAAGGCATCGACGGCTTGCACGGGCTGATCGCCCGGCTGATCACCGAACCGGGCGACGTCGCCGTCACCTCGCTCGGCGCCTACCCGACTTTCAACTACCACGTCACCGGCTTCGGCGGCCGGATCGTCGCCGTCCCCTATTCCGGCCATCACGAAGATCTCCCAGCGCTCGCTGCGGCGGCGCGCCGCGAACGGGCCAAGGTCATCTATCTGTCCAACCCCGACAACCCGATGGGCACTTGGTGGGGCGCGACGGAGCTCGAGCGCTTCATCGCGGAGGTTCCGGAAGAAACGCTGATCCTGCTCGACGAGGCCTATTGCGAGACGGCGCCGGCGGGCACCCTGCCCCCGCTCGACCTTGCCCGCTCCAACCTGATCCGCACCCGCACCTTTTCCAAGGCCTACGGCCTCGCCGGCATGCGCGTCGGCTATGCCATCGGCGAAGCCCAATTCATCAGGGCCTTCGACAAGGTTCGCAACCATTTCGGCGTCACCCGGCTGAGCCAGGTGGCCGCGATGGCTGCATTGGCGGACCAGGCCTGGCTGGCCGAGGTGGTGGCGAAGGTCGCGGCCGGTCGCGAGCGCCTCTACGCCATCGCGACGGAAAACGGCCTCGCCTCGGTGCCGTCGGCCACCAATTTCGTCGCCATCGACTGCGGCCGCGACGGCGCATACGCCATGGAGGTGTTGAGAGCTCTCGAACGGCGCGGCGTGTTCGTCCGCAAGCCGATGGCTCCCGGCCTCGACCGCCACATCCGCATCAGCGTCGGGCGTCCCGAAGAGCTCGATGTGGTGGCTGCAGAACTGCCGGCCGCGCTGCAGGATGCCGCCCGATAA
- the msrA gene encoding peptide-methionine (S)-S-oxide reductase MsrA, which yields MHKNRLALAIAIVGALGMTGAQGAETATAIFAGGCFWSIESDFDHAPGVLSTTSGYIGGHVDNPTYEQVVTETTGHREAVKIVYDPSVTSYEKLVDTFFHLIDPIETRGQFCDFGESYTTAIYAGNETELKEAEAGKEATTAALGKPVATLVEIAPTFWPAEDYHQDFWKGSEMLQNGLTRAQHYARYRSGCGKNAQVEAIWGKEAFRGLDGHA from the coding sequence ATGCACAAGAACAGGCTGGCGCTCGCGATAGCAATCGTGGGGGCGCTGGGTATGACCGGCGCGCAGGGCGCGGAGACGGCGACCGCGATTTTCGCCGGCGGCTGCTTCTGGTCGATCGAAAGCGATTTCGATCATGCGCCGGGCGTGCTCTCGACCACTTCAGGCTATATCGGCGGGCATGTCGACAACCCCACCTACGAGCAGGTGGTCACCGAAACCACCGGGCACCGCGAGGCAGTGAAGATCGTCTACGACCCGTCGGTCACCAGCTATGAGAAGCTGGTCGATACCTTCTTCCACCTGATCGATCCGATCGAGACGCGCGGGCAGTTCTGCGATTTCGGCGAGAGCTACACCACGGCGATCTACGCCGGCAACGAGACGGAACTGAAGGAAGCCGAGGCCGGCAAGGAAGCGACCACCGCGGCGCTCGGCAAGCCGGTCGCCACACTGGTCGAGATAGCGCCGACCTTCTGGCCGGCCGAGGACTATCACCAGGATTTCTGGAAGGGGTCGGAGATGCTGCAGAACGGCCTGACCCGCGCCCAGCACTATGCCCGCTATCGCTCCGGCTGCGGCAAGAATGCCCAGGTGGAAGCCATCTGGGGCAAGGAAGCTTTCCGCGGATTGGATGGACACGCCTGA
- the acs gene encoding acetate--CoA ligase: protein MSESLVFAPSAAAVARTRTTAAQYDEMYARSVNDPDGFWKEMSQRIDWIKAPTRIKNTTFEYPNVSIKWFEDGVLNISYNCVDRHLATRADQTAIIWEGDIPGTDGRITYRELHERLCRFANVLKANGVKKGDRVTIYMPMVIDTAIAMLACARIGAVHSVIFGGFSPDSIAGRVNDCESRIILTADEGRRGGKTIPLKKNVDEALLKAPGVDKVIVVKVTGNPVDMQSGRDVWYEEAAKTVSADCPPEPMNAEDPLFILYTSGSTGKPKGVLHTTGGYIVWASLTHERTFDYRDGDIYWCTADVGWVTGHSYIVYGPLANGATTLMFEGVPSYPDAGRFWQVVEKHKVNIFYTAPTAIRALMGAGPEFPDKYEMPSLRLLGSVGEPINPEAWLWYHKHVGKERCEIVDTWWQTETGGFMITPLPGAIATKPGSATKPFFGVQPVVLSPEGRIQEQTKAEGVLCIKDSWPGQMRTVYGDHARFVSTYFETYKGYYFTGDGCRRDEDGYYWITGRVDDVLNVSGHRIGTAEVESALVAHPKVAEAAVVGYPHDIKGQGIYCYVTLMAGEKGDDALKTELRNWVRKEIGAIASPDLMQFAPGLPKTRSGKIMRRILRKIAENDYGALGDTTTLADPSVVADLIENRQNR, encoded by the coding sequence ATGAGCGAGAGTTTGGTGTTCGCCCCCAGCGCGGCAGCGGTTGCACGGACACGGACCACGGCGGCGCAGTACGACGAGATGTACGCCCGGTCGGTGAACGACCCCGACGGCTTCTGGAAGGAAATGAGCCAGCGCATCGACTGGATCAAGGCGCCGACAAGGATCAAGAACACCACGTTCGAATACCCCAATGTCTCGATCAAATGGTTCGAGGATGGGGTGCTCAACATTTCCTACAACTGCGTCGACCGGCACCTCGCCACGCGAGCAGACCAGACCGCCATCATCTGGGAAGGCGATATCCCCGGCACCGACGGCCGCATCACCTACCGCGAACTGCACGAGCGGCTCTGCCGCTTCGCCAACGTGCTCAAGGCCAATGGCGTCAAGAAGGGCGACCGGGTCACCATCTACATGCCGATGGTGATCGACACTGCGATCGCCATGCTGGCCTGCGCCCGTATCGGCGCGGTGCACTCGGTAATCTTCGGCGGCTTCTCGCCGGATTCGATCGCCGGTCGCGTCAATGACTGCGAGAGCCGGATCATCCTGACGGCCGACGAGGGCCGTCGCGGCGGCAAGACCATTCCGCTCAAGAAGAACGTCGACGAGGCGCTGCTGAAGGCGCCGGGTGTCGACAAGGTCATCGTGGTCAAGGTTACCGGCAACCCGGTCGACATGCAGTCGGGGCGCGACGTCTGGTACGAGGAGGCGGCCAAAACCGTCTCCGCCGACTGCCCGCCCGAGCCGATGAATGCCGAGGATCCGCTGTTCATCCTTTATACCTCGGGCTCGACGGGCAAGCCGAAGGGCGTGCTGCATACCACGGGCGGCTACATCGTCTGGGCGTCGCTGACCCATGAACGCACCTTCGACTATCGTGACGGCGACATCTACTGGTGCACGGCCGATGTCGGCTGGGTCACCGGCCACAGCTATATCGTCTACGGCCCGCTGGCCAACGGCGCGACCACGCTGATGTTCGAAGGGGTGCCGAGCTACCCCGACGCCGGGCGCTTCTGGCAGGTGGTGGAAAAGCACAAGGTCAACATCTTCTACACCGCGCCCACCGCGATCCGTGCACTGATGGGCGCCGGCCCGGAGTTCCCCGACAAGTACGAGATGCCGAGCCTCAGGCTGCTCGGCTCGGTGGGCGAGCCGATCAACCCCGAGGCCTGGCTCTGGTACCACAAGCATGTGGGCAAGGAGCGCTGCGAGATCGTCGACACTTGGTGGCAGACCGAGACCGGCGGCTTCATGATCACGCCGCTGCCGGGCGCCATCGCCACCAAGCCAGGTTCGGCCACCAAACCGTTCTTCGGCGTGCAGCCGGTGGTGCTGTCGCCGGAGGGCCGTATCCAGGAGCAGACCAAGGCCGAAGGCGTGCTCTGCATCAAGGACAGCTGGCCGGGCCAGATGCGCACCGTCTATGGCGATCATGCGCGGTTCGTCTCGACCTATTTCGAGACCTACAAAGGCTACTATTTCACCGGTGACGGCTGCCGCCGCGACGAGGACGGCTACTACTGGATCACCGGCCGGGTCGACGACGTGCTCAACGTCTCGGGTCACCGCATCGGCACAGCCGAGGTCGAGAGCGCGCTGGTGGCGCACCCCAAGGTCGCCGAGGCAGCCGTGGTCGGTTACCCGCACGACATCAAGGGGCAGGGCATCTATTGCTATGTCACGCTGATGGCCGGCGAGAAGGGCGACGACGCGCTGAAGACCGAGCTCAGGAACTGGGTGCGCAAGGAAATCGGCGCCATTGCCTCACCTGACCTGATGCAGTTCGCGCCCGGCCTGCCGAAGACCCGCTCCGGCAAGATCATGCGCCGCATCCTGCGCAAGATCGCCGAGAACGACTACGGTGCGCTGGGCGATACGACGACGCTGGCCGACCCCAGCGTGGTGGCGGACCTGATCGAGAACCGGCAGAACCGCTGA
- a CDS encoding mechanosensitive ion channel family protein — protein MNDLSTEATEALSLPLRWLADNSVALLSALIVLIAGWYLARVLSRMVRNLLPRAYGVDRNFAPLLAQVTRYGIIIFSVVTALSFVGVSSASIYAVIGAAGLAIALALQGTLANIAAGIMLVWLRPIAIGEYIVGDGVAGVVVEIGLFGTRLRSTSGLYIFTPNQKLWSSAITNHSREPRRRIDVNITVPDTINVAAARRTMLKIATSDKRVQVDPPPTVHVESFVGDKIMLQLRAWVPTPEYLPTLRDTTEKAKLAINKLLSADGEQAQVELAADPHTQGAGERTPDLT, from the coding sequence ATGAACGACCTGTCCACCGAAGCGACCGAAGCCCTTTCCCTGCCGCTCCGCTGGCTCGCCGACAACTCGGTGGCGCTGTTGAGCGCCCTCATCGTGCTGATCGCGGGTTGGTACCTGGCCCGCGTGCTGTCGCGCATGGTGCGCAACCTGTTGCCGCGCGCCTATGGGGTCGACAGGAACTTCGCCCCGCTGCTGGCGCAGGTGACGCGCTACGGCATCATCATCTTCTCGGTGGTGACGGCGCTGAGCTTCGTCGGCGTCTCGAGCGCCTCGATCTACGCGGTGATCGGGGCGGCCGGCCTCGCCATCGCCCTCGCCCTGCAGGGCACCCTCGCCAACATCGCGGCGGGAATCATGCTGGTCTGGCTCCGGCCCATTGCCATTGGCGAGTACATCGTCGGCGACGGCGTTGCCGGCGTGGTGGTGGAAATCGGCCTGTTCGGCACCCGGCTCCGCTCCACCAGCGGGCTCTACATCTTCACTCCGAATCAGAAGCTCTGGTCGTCCGCCATCACCAATCACAGCCGCGAGCCGCGCCGCCGCATCGACGTCAACATCACGGTGCCTGACACGATCAATGTCGCGGCGGCGCGTCGGACGATGCTGAAGATCGCAACCTCCGACAAGCGCGTGCAGGTCGACCCGCCGCCGACGGTGCATGTCGAGAGCTTCGTCGGCGACAAGATCATGCTGCAGTTGCGCGCCTGGGTGCCGACCCCTGAATATCTGCCGACGCTGCGCGACACGACCGAGAAAGCCAAACTCGCGATCAACAAGCTGCTGAGCGCCGACGGCGAGCAGGCACAGGTGGAGCTGGCAGCCGACCCGCACACCCAGGGTGCCGGTGAACGGACACCGGATCTGACGTAG